One window of Microtus pennsylvanicus isolate mMicPen1 chromosome X, mMicPen1.hap1, whole genome shotgun sequence genomic DNA carries:
- the LOC142841666 gene encoding small ribosomal subunit protein uS8-like, with translation MVRMNVLADALKSINNAEKRGKRQVLIRPCSKVIVRFLTVMMKHGYIGEFEIIDDHRAGKIIVNLTGRLNKCGVISPKFDVQLKDLEKWQNNLLPSCQFGLIVLTTSAGNMDNG, from the coding sequence ATGGTGCGCATGAACGTCCTGGCCGATGCTCTCAAGAGCATCAACAATGCAGAGAAGAGAGGCAAACGCCAGGTCCTCATCAGGCCCTGCTCCAAAGTCATCGTTCGGTTCCTAACCGTGATGATGAAGCATGGTTACATCGGTGAATTTGAAATCATTGACGACCACAGAGCTGGGAAGATTATCGTGAACCTCACCGGCAGGTTGAACAAGTGTGGAGTCATAAGCCCTAAATTTGATGTGCAACTCAAAGACCTAGAAAAATGGCAGAACAATCTGCTCCCGTCCTGTCAGTTTGGCCTCATTGTACTGACCACCTCAGCTGGCAACATGGACAATGGGTAA